In one Agrobacterium tumefaciens genomic region, the following are encoded:
- the pyrF gene encoding orotidine-5'-phosphate decarboxylase: MTAREKLIVGLDVPTVQQAEDIVSKIGDEVLFYKIGYQLVFAGGLEFARDLVQSGKKVFLDMKLLDIDNTVASGVENIARMGMSMLTLHAYPKAMRAAVKAAEGSGLCLLGVTVLTSMDDTDLAEAGYAADARSLVLRRAQQAREAGMGGIVCSAEESTAVREILGPDLAVVTPGIRPAGADLGDQKRVMTPYDAIKAGSSHLVVARPIVRAEDPKAAARAILDDMLRASFPANQ, from the coding sequence ATGACCGCGCGCGAAAAACTCATCGTCGGGCTCGATGTTCCGACTGTGCAGCAGGCCGAAGACATCGTGTCGAAAATCGGCGACGAGGTTCTGTTCTACAAGATCGGTTATCAGCTGGTTTTCGCTGGCGGCCTCGAATTCGCGCGTGACCTTGTCCAGAGCGGCAAGAAGGTCTTTCTCGACATGAAGCTGCTCGATATCGACAATACCGTCGCCTCCGGCGTCGAAAACATCGCCCGCATGGGCATGTCGATGCTGACCCTGCATGCCTATCCCAAAGCGATGCGCGCCGCTGTCAAGGCTGCCGAAGGCTCCGGTCTCTGCCTGCTGGGTGTCACCGTGCTGACTTCTATGGACGACACCGACCTTGCTGAGGCCGGTTACGCCGCGGATGCCCGTTCGCTCGTATTGCGCCGGGCGCAACAGGCGCGCGAAGCGGGCATGGGCGGCATCGTCTGTTCGGCGGAGGAATCGACCGCCGTGCGTGAAATCCTCGGCCCTGATCTTGCCGTCGTCACCCCCGGCATTCGCCCTGCCGGCGCGGATCTCGGCGATCAGAAGCGGGTGATGACGCCTTACGACGCCATCAAGGCCGGTTCGAGCCATCTGGTCGTCGCCCGCCCGATCGTCAGGGCGGAGGACCCGAAGGCAGCAGCCCGCGCCATTCTGGATGACATGCTGCGCGCCAGCTTTCCGGCCAATCAATAA
- a CDS encoding YraN family protein — protein MAADGRNNKRRKAERRGHAAEYWAALYLLLRGYRILAIRYRTRLGEIDLIARKKDVVAIVEVKARSSAEGAVDAVGWRSQQRIRAAADLWLSRRRDAGRFSLRFDIVAVLPRRLPQHFIDAF, from the coding sequence ATGGCCGCTGACGGGCGAAACAACAAAAGACGCAAGGCCGAGCGACGCGGCCACGCCGCGGAATATTGGGCCGCGCTTTATCTGCTGTTGAGAGGCTATCGCATCCTCGCCATTCGATACCGCACCCGACTCGGGGAAATCGATCTCATCGCCCGCAAGAAGGATGTCGTCGCCATCGTCGAGGTCAAGGCGCGATCATCCGCCGAAGGCGCGGTCGACGCCGTCGGCTGGCGTTCGCAGCAACGCATTCGGGCGGCGGCCGATCTCTGGCTGTCCCGGCGCAGGGATGCAGGGCGATTTTCGCTGCGTTTCGATATCGTCGCCGTTCTGCCGCGACGCCTGCCGCAGCATTTCATCGACGCATTTTGA
- a CDS encoding complex I NDUFA9 subunit family protein translates to MTLANLPPLVTVFGGSGFVGRHVVRMLAKRGYRIRVAVRRPDLAGFLQPLGNVGQISFAQANLRYRDSIVKAVEDADHVVNCVGILTESGRNTFDAVQEFGAKAIAEAARDAGATLTHISAIGAEAGSSTGYSRTKGRAEAAIHSILPGAVILRPSIIFGPEDDFFNKFAKMARGLPFLPLIGEGKTKFQPVYVEDVAVAVARSVDGKLKPGAIYELGGQDVMTFRDCLEAVLAATYRQRPFVNLPFGIASMIAKVTSLVPLIAPPLTVDQVTMLKKDNVVSADAEKNGLTLEGIGITPVRVASVLPSYMVQYRPHGQFSNAGKAA, encoded by the coding sequence ATGACCTTGGCCAACCTTCCACCCCTCGTCACCGTTTTCGGCGGTTCGGGTTTTGTCGGGCGCCATGTCGTGAGAATGCTCGCCAAACGCGGCTACCGCATCCGTGTCGCCGTGCGCCGTCCCGATCTTGCCGGCTTCCTGCAGCCGCTCGGCAATGTCGGTCAGATTTCCTTTGCGCAGGCCAATCTGCGTTATCGCGATTCCATCGTCAAAGCCGTCGAAGACGCCGACCATGTGGTCAATTGCGTCGGCATTCTGACTGAAAGCGGCCGCAACACCTTCGACGCCGTGCAGGAATTCGGTGCGAAGGCCATTGCCGAAGCCGCCCGCGATGCAGGCGCTACGCTGACTCATATCTCCGCTATCGGCGCGGAAGCGGGCTCGTCGACCGGTTACAGCCGCACCAAAGGCCGCGCAGAAGCCGCCATTCATTCCATCCTGCCCGGCGCGGTTATCCTGCGTCCATCGATCATTTTTGGCCCTGAAGACGATTTCTTCAACAAATTCGCCAAGATGGCGCGTGGCCTACCCTTCCTGCCGTTGATCGGCGAGGGAAAAACAAAGTTCCAGCCGGTCTATGTCGAGGATGTCGCCGTGGCCGTGGCCCGCAGCGTCGATGGCAAGCTAAAGCCCGGCGCCATCTACGAACTCGGCGGTCAGGATGTGATGACATTCCGCGACTGTCTCGAGGCGGTTCTCGCTGCAACCTATCGCCAGCGTCCTTTCGTCAATCTGCCTTTCGGCATTGCCTCAATGATCGCCAAGGTCACATCGCTGGTGCCGCTCATCGCACCGCCGCTGACGGTTGATCAGGTAACCATGCTGAAAAAGGACAATGTCGTTTCCGCAGACGCGGAAAAGAACGGCCTGACGCTGGAAGGTATCGGCATCACACCTGTTCGTGTCGCTTCCGTCCTGCCGTCCTACATGGTGCAATATCGTCCGCACGGCCAGTTCTCAAACGCAGGCAAGGCGGCCTGA
- a CDS encoding DUF1330 domain-containing protein — MPKGYWIARVDVRDSERYKDYVTTAKPAFERFGANFLARGGALTELEGKARARNVVIEFPSVQHAIDCYNSPEYQAAAKIRQEIADAEMMIVEGI, encoded by the coding sequence ATGCCCAAGGGATATTGGATCGCCCGCGTCGATGTGCGCGACAGCGAGCGCTACAAGGATTATGTCACGACGGCGAAACCCGCTTTCGAGCGGTTCGGCGCCAATTTCCTGGCCCGTGGCGGCGCTTTGACCGAACTGGAAGGCAAGGCGCGTGCGCGCAATGTCGTCATCGAGTTCCCCTCCGTGCAACACGCCATCGATTGCTACAATTCGCCCGAATACCAGGCCGCGGCCAAAATCCGCCAGGAAATTGCGGATGCGGAGATGATGATTGTCGAAGGAATTTGA
- the queG gene encoding tRNA epoxyqueuosine(34) reductase QueG, with protein MDVASDKQRIRARKLTDFIRQEALSLGFDLCRITAPDSIPLAPERLRQFLDKGYHGTMAWMEETEARRAEPKTLWGDVRSIVMFGLNYGPEEDPRGVLSKPDKAAISVYARNRDYHDVIKGRLKEIATRFAARAGEDVKVFVDTAPVMEKPLAAAAGLGWQGKHTNLVSRTHGSWLFLGSMFTTAELCLDEAEKDHCGSCRACLDVCPTAAFPAPYQLDARRCISYLTIEHKGPIPHEFRPMIGNRIYGCDDCLAACPWNKFAASASEMKLQAREDLKEPSIAFLLTLDDAAFRSFFSGSPVKRIGRNRFIRNVLIAAGNSHDRQFLEQCKTLAERDPSPEVRGMAAWALSRLMDREEFRTYSATRAPETDPEAEMEWQLAEA; from the coding sequence ATCGACGTCGCCAGCGACAAGCAGCGGATACGCGCACGCAAACTGACGGATTTCATTCGTCAGGAGGCGCTTTCGCTTGGCTTTGATCTCTGCCGCATCACGGCGCCCGACAGCATTCCGCTCGCGCCGGAACGGCTGAGGCAGTTTCTCGACAAGGGCTACCACGGCACGATGGCGTGGATGGAAGAGACCGAGGCCCGCCGGGCAGAGCCGAAAACGCTGTGGGGTGACGTGCGCTCCATCGTCATGTTCGGGCTGAACTATGGTCCCGAGGAAGACCCACGCGGCGTACTTTCGAAACCGGACAAGGCCGCCATTTCGGTCTATGCCCGCAATCGTGATTATCATGACGTTATCAAGGGGCGGCTGAAGGAAATCGCCACCCGGTTTGCAGCGCGCGCCGGCGAGGATGTGAAGGTCTTCGTCGACACTGCCCCTGTCATGGAAAAGCCGCTTGCCGCAGCAGCCGGTCTCGGATGGCAGGGCAAACACACCAATCTGGTGAGCCGCACCCATGGCTCCTGGCTGTTTCTCGGCAGCATGTTCACCACCGCCGAACTCTGTCTGGATGAGGCCGAGAAGGATCATTGCGGTTCCTGCCGTGCCTGTCTGGACGTCTGTCCGACGGCTGCCTTTCCCGCCCCCTATCAATTGGACGCTCGCCGCTGCATTTCCTACCTCACCATCGAGCACAAGGGGCCGATCCCGCACGAATTCCGCCCTATGATCGGTAACCGCATCTATGGCTGCGACGATTGCCTTGCCGCCTGTCCCTGGAACAAGTTCGCGGCCAGCGCCTCCGAGATGAAGTTGCAGGCGCGTGAGGATTTAAAGGAACCCTCCATCGCCTTCCTCCTGACGCTTGACGATGCCGCCTTCCGCAGCTTCTTCAGCGGCTCGCCCGTCAAGCGTATCGGCCGCAACCGTTTTATTCGCAATGTCCTGATCGCGGCGGGAAACTCCCACGACCGGCAATTCCTCGAGCAATGCAAGACGCTCGCCGAGAGAGATCCTTCGCCGGAGGTGCGCGGCATGGCCGCATGGGCCCTGTCGCGGCTTATGGACAGGGAGGAATTCCGTACATACTCTGCCACACGCGCACCGGAGACTGATCCGGAAGCGGAAATGGAATGGCAACTGGCAGAGGCGTGA
- a CDS encoding SDR family oxidoreductase, with translation MHVMIFGAGYSGKAISNALKTEAATIAGTTRSEDKFSSLTAAGMTPFLFDGAHLNDELITSMGNVTHLVQSIAPGKEGDPLLALLGDDLKRLLPNLKWLAYLSTVGVYGDHDGAWVDEDTPCRPVSARSVERVAAETAWATAAQRADVPLAILRLSGIYGPGRNAFMNFEKGTARRLVKKDQVFNRIRVEDIGAALAFLAQGNQRGVFNVTDDEPGPPQDVVSYAATLMGIEPPPEQPFETADLTPMARSFYGENKRVSNARIRRLGFDFGFPDYKMSLAQLWKNGLWRG, from the coding sequence ATGCATGTGATGATTTTCGGCGCGGGATATTCAGGCAAGGCCATCTCAAACGCGCTGAAAACCGAAGCCGCGACCATTGCCGGTACCACGCGCAGCGAAGACAAATTCTCAAGCCTGACCGCCGCAGGCATGACGCCCTTCCTGTTTGACGGTGCGCATCTCAATGACGAGCTCATCACTTCCATGGGTAATGTCACACATCTGGTGCAATCCATTGCACCGGGCAAGGAAGGCGACCCTCTGCTTGCACTGCTTGGCGATGATCTGAAAAGGCTGCTACCCAATCTGAAATGGCTGGCCTATCTTTCCACCGTCGGCGTTTATGGCGACCATGACGGCGCCTGGGTAGATGAGGATACGCCCTGCCGCCCGGTTTCCGCCCGGTCCGTGGAACGGGTTGCCGCTGAGACCGCTTGGGCTACAGCCGCTCAAAGGGCGGATGTGCCGCTTGCCATCCTGCGTCTTTCCGGAATCTACGGTCCCGGACGCAATGCCTTCATGAATTTCGAAAAGGGAACGGCGCGAAGACTGGTGAAGAAGGATCAGGTGTTCAATCGCATCCGGGTCGAGGATATCGGCGCGGCCCTGGCTTTCCTGGCACAGGGAAACCAACGCGGCGTCTTCAACGTGACGGATGACGAACCCGGCCCGCCGCAGGACGTGGTGAGCTATGCCGCCACGCTAATGGGCATTGAACCGCCGCCTGAACAGCCATTCGAGACCGCCGATCTGACGCCCATGGCCCGCTCCTTTTATGGCGAGAACAAACGCGTTTCCAACGCCAGGATCAGACGCCTTGGCTTTGATTTCGGCTTCCCGGACTACAAAATGTCGCTGGCCCAATTGTGGAAAAACGGCCTCTGGCGGGGCTGA
- a CDS encoding DNA polymerase III subunit beta, which produces MRITLERSNLLKSLNHVHRVVERRNTIPILSNVLLRASGANLDMKATDLDLEITEATPAMVEQAGATTVPAHLLYEIVRKLPDGSEVLLATNPDGSTMTVASGRSKFSLQCLPETDFPDLTAGTFSHTFKLKATDLKMLIDRTQFAISTEETRYYLNGIFFHTIESNGELKLRAVATDGHRLARADVDAPSGSEGMPGIIIPRKTVGELQKLMDNPELEVTVEVSDAKIRLTIGSVVLTSKLIDGTFPDYQRVIPTGNDKEMRVDCQTFAQAVDRVSTISSERGRAVKLALTDGQLTLTVNNPDSGSATEEVAVGYDNDSMEIGFNAKYLLDITSQLSGDDAIFLLADAGSPTLVRDTAGDDALYVLMPMRV; this is translated from the coding sequence ATGCGTATTACTCTTGAGCGGTCGAACCTTCTTAAATCGCTGAACCACGTCCACAGGGTTGTCGAGCGTCGCAACACGATCCCGATCCTGTCCAACGTCCTCCTGCGCGCATCCGGCGCCAATCTGGACATGAAGGCGACCGACCTCGATCTCGAAATCACCGAAGCGACACCGGCCATGGTGGAGCAGGCGGGCGCCACCACCGTGCCGGCGCACCTGCTTTATGAAATCGTTCGCAAGCTGCCTGATGGTTCCGAAGTGCTTCTGGCGACCAATCCGGACGGCTCCACGATGACGGTTGCCTCGGGTCGTTCGAAATTCTCGCTGCAGTGCCTGCCGGAAACCGATTTCCCGGATCTGACCGCCGGCACCTTCAGCCACACCTTCAAACTGAAGGCGACCGATCTGAAGATGCTGATCGACCGGACGCAATTTGCGATTTCGACCGAAGAGACACGTTATTACCTGAACGGCATTTTCTTCCACACCATCGAAAGCAATGGCGAGCTTAAGCTGCGTGCGGTTGCGACGGACGGCCACCGTCTGGCGCGCGCCGATGTGGATGCGCCCTCCGGTTCCGAGGGCATGCCCGGCATCATCATCCCGCGCAAGACCGTCGGCGAATTGCAGAAGCTGATGGACAATCCGGAACTGGAAGTCACCGTTGAAGTCTCGGATGCGAAAATCCGCCTGACCATCGGCTCGGTCGTTTTGACCTCGAAGCTGATCGACGGCACCTTCCCCGATTACCAGCGCGTCATCCCCACCGGCAACGACAAGGAAATGCGCGTGGATTGCCAGACCTTCGCGCAGGCTGTCGACCGCGTCTCGACCATTTCTTCCGAGCGCGGCCGCGCCGTGAAACTGGCGCTGACAGATGGCCAGCTGACGCTGACGGTCAACAATCCCGACTCGGGCAGCGCAACCGAAGAAGTGGCTGTGGGCTACGATAATGATTCGATGGAAATCGGCTTCAATGCCAAATATCTGCTCGACATCACCTCGCAGCTATCCGGCGACGACGCGATTTTCCTTCTAGCGGATGCCGGCTCGCCGACACTCGTTCGCGACACGGCCGGTGACGATGCGCTTTACGTTCTGATGCCGATGCGCGTCTAA
- a CDS encoding methyltransferase domain-containing protein, with the protein MALNLKRRLEQKFEEEIRFFKGMVSQPKKVGAIVPTSSITAKKMASVINPHSGLPVLELGPGTGVITKAILARGIKPENLTAIEYSTDFYNQLLRSYPGVNFVNGDAFDLDATLGEHKGQMFDSVISAVPMLNFPMAARIKLLDELLKRVPHGRPVVQISYGAISPIVAQPHLYHIRHFDFIVRNIPPAQLWTYTRA; encoded by the coding sequence ATGGCACTTAACCTGAAGCGACGCCTTGAACAGAAATTCGAGGAAGAAATCCGTTTTTTCAAGGGCATGGTCAGCCAACCGAAAAAAGTGGGAGCCATCGTCCCGACCTCCTCCATCACGGCAAAAAAAATGGCGAGCGTCATCAATCCCCATTCCGGCCTGCCGGTTCTTGAGCTCGGCCCGGGCACCGGCGTCATCACCAAGGCTATTCTGGCGCGCGGCATCAAACCGGAGAACCTGACCGCCATTGAATATTCGACCGATTTCTACAATCAGCTGCTCAGAAGCTATCCCGGCGTCAATTTCGTCAATGGCGACGCCTTCGATCTCGACGCGACACTCGGCGAGCACAAGGGGCAGATGTTCGACAGCGTGATTTCCGCCGTGCCGATGCTGAATTTCCCGATGGCCGCCCGCATCAAGCTTCTCGACGAATTGCTGAAGCGCGTGCCGCATGGCCGCCCCGTCGTGCAGATATCCTACGGCGCCATTTCCCCGATCGTCGCGCAGCCGCATCTCTACCATATCCGCCATTTCGATTTCATCGTGCGCAATATTCCGCCGGCGCAATTGTGGACCTATACGCGGGCCTGA
- the rsmI gene encoding 16S rRNA (cytidine(1402)-2'-O)-methyltransferase, with product MIGSRVTEEIANRDPKPTNREFRIGTATIPARPLEPALYLVATPIGNLGDITIRALETLASADVLACEDTRVTRILLERYGIRTRPLSYHEHNANEAGPKLIAALEAGKSVALVSDAGTPLVSDPGYRLGQLALEAGHRVVPVPGASAPLAALVGSGMPSDAFLFAGFLPVKDRGKRDRFAELAKIPATLMFFESPHRIGATVRVASEVLGRDRRAVVCRELTKTFEEFRRGTLGELADYYDGDRVVKGEIVLLVEPPSYDEIPDIEDVEKLLKDLITTMPAARAAAEASKLTGLPRKELYQRLLDMKDADGR from the coding sequence ATGATTGGAAGCCGCGTGACGGAAGAAATAGCGAACAGGGACCCCAAACCGACGAACAGGGAGTTCAGGATCGGCACTGCCACCATTCCGGCGCGGCCACTGGAGCCGGCGCTTTATCTCGTGGCCACCCCCATCGGCAATCTGGGTGATATCACCATCCGGGCGCTGGAAACGCTGGCATCTGCCGATGTTCTCGCCTGCGAGGATACCCGCGTCACCCGCATCCTGCTCGAACGTTACGGTATTCGCACGCGCCCGCTTTCCTATCATGAGCATAATGCGAACGAGGCTGGTCCCAAGCTCATAGCGGCGCTTGAGGCTGGAAAGTCCGTGGCATTGGTGTCGGACGCCGGAACGCCGCTCGTCTCCGATCCCGGTTATCGTCTCGGTCAGCTTGCGCTCGAGGCCGGTCATCGCGTCGTACCGGTGCCGGGTGCGTCCGCACCGCTTGCCGCCCTCGTCGGATCGGGCATGCCGAGCGATGCCTTTCTGTTCGCGGGCTTCCTGCCGGTGAAGGATCGTGGCAAACGGGACCGATTTGCGGAACTTGCGAAAATTCCCGCGACCTTGATGTTTTTTGAATCGCCGCACCGCATCGGCGCCACCGTCAGGGTTGCCTCGGAAGTGCTCGGTCGCGACCGCCGCGCCGTGGTCTGCCGCGAATTGACCAAGACTTTCGAGGAGTTCCGTCGCGGCACGCTCGGCGAACTTGCGGATTATTATGACGGTGACCGCGTGGTGAAGGGCGAGATCGTGCTTCTGGTGGAGCCGCCCTCCTATGATGAAATTCCCGATATCGAGGACGTCGAGAAGCTGTTGAAGGATCTCATCACAACGATGCCTGCCGCCAGGGCTGCCGCCGAGGCGTCGAAGCTGACCGGCCTGCCGCGCAAGGAGCTTTATCAGCGGCTGCTGGATATGAAGGACGCGGATGGCCGCTGA
- a CDS encoding histidine phosphatase family protein, translating into MHALYITHPQVRIDPAVPVPEWGLSDIGAERVRQASRLPWAQALRRIVSSAETKAIETARILSDTSGAAIDIIETMHENDRSATGFLPPPEFEKAADWFFAHPQESFHGWERAIDAQARIVDAVRAVLDRHDPQQPIAFVGHGGVGTLLKCHIEGRGISRSKDQPPGGGNLFRFSIADFSLAAASPTCDWTAMETWQG; encoded by the coding sequence ATGCATGCGCTCTACATCACCCATCCCCAGGTCAGGATCGACCCGGCGGTTCCCGTTCCCGAGTGGGGACTTTCTGACATCGGTGCCGAGCGGGTGCGGCAGGCAAGCCGCCTGCCCTGGGCGCAGGCGTTACGGCGCATCGTCTCCAGCGCCGAAACCAAGGCGATCGAAACCGCCCGCATCCTTTCCGATACATCCGGTGCGGCAATAGACATCATTGAGACGATGCATGAAAACGACCGGTCGGCCACCGGTTTCCTGCCACCGCCGGAGTTCGAGAAGGCGGCTGACTGGTTCTTCGCCCATCCGCAGGAAAGTTTTCACGGCTGGGAAAGGGCAATCGATGCGCAAGCGCGGATTGTCGATGCTGTCAGAGCCGTTCTCGACCGGCACGACCCGCAGCAGCCGATCGCCTTTGTCGGCCATGGTGGCGTAGGCACACTTCTCAAATGCCATATAGAAGGCCGCGGCATCAGCCGCAGCAAGGACCAGCCGCCCGGCGGCGGTAATCTTTTCCGCTTTTCCATCGCCGACTTTTCTCTTGCAGCCGCGTCCCCCACATGCGACTGGACGGCAATGGAAACATGGCAGGGATAA
- a CDS encoding undecaprenyl-diphosphate phosphatase: MGDQSIISALLLGIIEGLTEFIPVSSTAHVLLAGHFLGFKSPGNTFAVLIQLGAILAILLVYFQKLVSIALALPTSAKARRFVLAVALAFLPAAVIGALAHDFIKTVLFETPMLICVVLIIGGVILLAVDRMPLKPKYTDIMDYPPSLAFKIGLFQCLAMIPGTSRSGATIVGSLLMGTDKRSAAEFSFFLAMPTMLGAFTLDLYKNRDALSFDDGALIAVGFIAAFVSGLFVVRSLLDFVSRRGFAPFAWWRIVIGSLGLIALLIFG, encoded by the coding sequence ATGGGTGACCAATCGATCATCAGCGCGCTTCTGCTGGGCATTATCGAGGGTCTGACGGAGTTCATTCCCGTTTCCTCAACGGCGCATGTGCTGCTGGCCGGCCATTTCCTTGGCTTCAAATCGCCGGGCAACACCTTTGCCGTCCTCATCCAGCTCGGCGCGATCCTTGCCATCCTTCTTGTGTATTTTCAAAAACTTGTGTCGATCGCGCTCGCTTTGCCGACAAGTGCCAAGGCGCGCCGTTTCGTGCTGGCCGTCGCTCTCGCCTTCCTGCCGGCAGCGGTTATCGGGGCGCTGGCGCATGATTTCATCAAGACCGTGCTGTTCGAAACGCCGATGCTCATCTGCGTCGTCCTGATTATCGGCGGCGTCATATTGCTCGCGGTGGACCGGATGCCGCTGAAACCGAAATATACCGACATCATGGACTATCCGCCGTCGCTTGCCTTCAAGATCGGCCTCTTCCAGTGCCTTGCCATGATTCCCGGCACGTCCCGGTCCGGGGCCACGATCGTCGGATCGCTGCTGATGGGCACCGACAAGCGTTCCGCCGCCGAATTTTCGTTCTTTCTGGCGATGCCGACCATGCTCGGCGCTTTTACTCTCGATCTCTACAAGAACCGCGACGCGCTGAGTTTCGATGATGGCGCGCTGATTGCCGTCGGCTTCATCGCCGCATTCGTCTCCGGCCTCTTCGTCGTTCGCTCGTTGCTGGACTTCGTCTCGCGACGGGGTTTTGCGCCTTTTGCCTGGTGGCGCATCGTCATCGGTTCGCTCGGCCTGATAGCACTTCTGATCTTTGGTTGA
- a CDS encoding sugar O-acetyltransferase: MPTEREKMAVGEWYSCMDAELDVLRSRARRAVHQHNTMPPDERGAMAPLLGALFAASGEGVFIEAPFHCAYGFNITLGKNVYLNTGCTILDSAKVTIGDGSMLGPAVQIYCAEHHLDPVPRSQGIEIAKPVTIGRDVWIGGGAILLAGVTIGDGAIVGAGSVVTRDVLPGTTVVGNPARPIKRRDP; encoded by the coding sequence ATGCCGACCGAGCGGGAAAAAATGGCCGTGGGCGAATGGTACAGCTGCATGGACGCCGAACTGGATGTGTTGCGTTCCCGCGCCCGGCGCGCGGTTCACCAGCATAATACCATGCCGCCGGATGAGCGCGGAGCCATGGCGCCATTGCTGGGAGCGCTTTTCGCCGCCAGCGGGGAAGGGGTATTTATTGAAGCGCCGTTTCATTGTGCCTACGGCTTCAACATCACCCTTGGTAAAAACGTCTACCTCAATACCGGCTGCACGATCCTGGATTCGGCAAAGGTGACGATAGGCGATGGCTCGATGCTGGGACCCGCCGTGCAGATCTATTGCGCCGAGCACCATCTGGACCCGGTTCCGCGTTCGCAGGGCATTGAAATCGCAAAGCCGGTGACGATCGGCCGTGATGTCTGGATCGGCGGCGGAGCGATCCTTCTTGCGGGCGTCACCATCGGCGACGGCGCAATCGTCGGTGCCGGTTCGGTGGTAACCAGGGATGTGCTGCCGGGCACGACCGTGGTGGGAAATCCGGCCCGTCCGATAAAGCGTAGGGACCCGTGA
- a CDS encoding glutathione S-transferase family protein — protein MPTLYHSPMSTASRFVRLILSEYGFQTDLVEEQPWERRREFLALNPAGTLPVYLDDNMRSLSGPYVLAEFLDETHGVLKRDRRLLAEDPFQRAEIRRLTEWFLQKMENDVTRPLVRERVYKLQMTAAQGGGPPDSKLLRTARNNIRQHIKYLEWLAGSRTWLAGDRLSYADLAAAAGVSVLDYLGEINWLEAPIAKEWYQRLKSRPSFRPFLSERIPRLAPSSHYADLDF, from the coding sequence ATGCCAACTCTCTATCATTCTCCGATGTCGACCGCATCCCGGTTCGTTCGTCTGATCCTTTCGGAATACGGGTTCCAGACCGATCTCGTCGAGGAGCAGCCGTGGGAAAGACGGCGGGAGTTTCTGGCGCTCAATCCGGCCGGCACCCTTCCGGTCTATCTTGATGATAATATGCGATCGCTCAGTGGGCCTTACGTGCTTGCCGAGTTTCTCGACGAGACGCACGGGGTCTTGAAGCGCGACAGGCGGTTGCTGGCGGAAGACCCGTTTCAGCGCGCGGAAATCCGCCGCCTGACGGAATGGTTCCTGCAGAAGATGGAAAATGACGTGACCCGGCCGCTGGTGCGGGAGCGTGTCTATAAATTGCAGATGACGGCCGCACAGGGTGGCGGGCCGCCGGACTCCAAGCTTTTACGCACCGCCCGCAACAACATCCGCCAGCACATCAAATATCTGGAATGGTTGGCGGGCTCGCGCACCTGGCTTGCCGGCGACCGGCTGAGCTATGCCGATCTTGCCGCCGCCGCCGGCGTTTCGGTGCTGGACTATCTCGGTGAAATCAACTGGCTTGAAGCACCCATCGCCAAGGAATGGTACCAGCGGCTGAAATCGCGGCCGTCCTTCCGGCCGTTCCTGAGCGAGCGCATTCCGCGCCTTGCCCCCTCCTCCCACTACGCCGATCTGGATTTCTAG